In Leishmania mexicana MHOM/GT/2001/U1103 complete genome, chromosome 24, a genomic segment contains:
- a CDS encoding G-protein (beta)-like protein has translation MKITINIELAHSELYKAAHLQQTVSELDPNAVVRFKTDTSFLAQRIKDAVKAKQYDTIVSELVHRLSDPASFADSLEVMCSIAFFSKGRVDSGESVAPFVEVLSRLPEEAKTHAREAIVQRAMTFLSKPRRLDCSRAPLIGYAETLAMMTRRELLSVRSVVGTLVQMIENDTTRTAGMTCLGKLMEVSYEAVRNCDTAMLSALRSAVRLAQMNDTFLYDVEYIMEAFGWSPYKPALSLRRSSCHHEYPILSLAYCGGANHREVVVSSSSDGTIGTWDGVGVLLQNVLLSRHYASCLDLTNRGHTLIVGAVGRYTNTPPAVIFYNEDGNRKAQWQECGGTEPDDANFISSLKCLKDSSGSRYCVGVQTSNANSLMIFDGQHVTQRYFDHTDIITTIHVPSDRENLVITGSRDCSTLIYDLRDPRNVSAATHHTNTVSCITSCDNNLFTAGLDKRVVVEDFRMLRSPNVHRDMDSAVLSMSVSNSLQCAVATLTGVYLINFSSSTSVPTSSRSDCGGGASRYNAVCWNNAGTILFGGGEAHTLDLFAPAYELNSFEV, from the coding sequence aTGAAAATCACGATCAATATTGAACTCGCACACTCGGAGCTGTACAAGGCGGCACACCTTCAGCAGACAGTGTCCGAGCTAGACCCGAATGCGGTGGTGCGATTCAAGACGGATACAAGCTTCCTAGCACAGCGCATCAAGGATGCGGTGAAGGCAAAGCAGTACGACACAATAGTGAGCGAGCTGGTCCACCGTCTCTCAGATCCTGCGTCCTTTGCGGATAGCCTAGAGGTAATGTGCTCAATCGCGTTCTTCAGCAAAGGCCGTGTGGACAGCGGCGAGAGCGTTGCTCCATTTGTAGAAGTGCTTAGTCGTCTGCCTGAGGAGGCGAAGACGCACGCAAGGGAGGCGATCGTGCAGCGCGCGATGACGTTTCTGTCGAAGCCACGGCGCCTGGACTGTAGCCGTGCACCCTTAATCGGCTATGCGGAGACCTTGGCCATGATGACGCGAAGGGAGCTGCTGAGCGTCCGTAGTGTCGTTGGGACTTTGGTGCAAATGATCGAGAACGACACGACTCGGACTGCTGGCATGACGTGCCTGGGCAAATTAATGGAAGTCTCGTACGAGGCTGTCCGGAACTGCGACACTGCGATGCTGAGTGCTTTGAGAAGCGCGGTTCGCCTCGCACAGATGAACGATACATTCCTGTACGACGTGGAGTACATTATGGAGGCATTTGGATGGTCGCCGTACAAGCCGGCGCTGAGCCTGCGTCGCTCCAGCTGCCATCACGAGTACCccattctctctcttgcctACTGCGGTGGTGCGAACCATcgcgaggtggtggtgagctCCTCGTCGGACGGCACGATAGGAACGTgggacggcgtcggcgtgctgctgcagaacgTCCTCCTTTCGCGCCATTACGCTTCTTGCTTAGACCTCACAAACCGCGGCCATACCCTGATCGTCGGCGCGGTGGGGCGGTACACCAATACTCCGCCGGCCGTGATCTTTTACAATGAAGATGGCAATCGCAAGGCGCAGTGGCAGGAGTGCGGCGGCACTGAGCCCGACGACGCTAACTTCATCTCTAGCCTCAAGTGTCTGAAGGACTCGTCCGGGTCACGGTACTGCGTCGGCGTGCAAACGTCGAACGCGAACTCCCTCATGATCTTCGACGGTCAGCACGTGACGCAGCGCTACTTTGATCACACGGACATCATCACCACCATTCACGTTCCCAGTGACCGCGAGAATCTGGTCATCACCGGGTCTCGCGACTGCTCGACGCTGATCTACGACCTCCGAGACCCTCGCAACGTCAGCGCGGCAACGCACCACACGAACACTGTTTCCTGCATCACGAGCTGTGACAACAACCTCTTCACAGCTGGACTCGACAAGCGCGTTGTTGTGGAGGACTTTCGAATGCTGCGCAGCCCAAACGTGCATCGCGACATGGACAGCGCTGTGTTGAGTATGTCTGTTAGCAATTCTCTACAGTGTGCCGTGGCGACGCTTACAGGTGTGTACCTGATCAACTTTTCTAGCAGCACCTCCGTACCTACGTCGTCGCGCTCCGACTGTGGCGGGGGTGCCTCTCGCTACAACGCCGTATGCTGGAACAATGCCGGCACCATcctcttcggcggcggcgaggcacacacactGGATTTGTTTGCCCCTGCGTACGAGCTAAACTCTTTTGAGGTTTAA